One window of the Sphingobium cloacae genome contains the following:
- a CDS encoding replication initiation protein: MRVAAALQAKGGDEFAKPGSIVEVKFVKGQSLSLTASRLLALMILTAGGDAWEDRPHKMRKADIRRGHKGNERISDMLEELHRTLFAVDDKSWRGKKATLRFSLISSSREEAEDEEGADAGWIEWEFTPEARKLIQESETYAVLNRQAVLGFRSTYALKLYEIGALRLHRRQSLWKGDMTALRALLGIAPDVYKDFAQLRRKVLEKAKAEIDQLAHFRVEWREIRQGRTVTEIEFRFEPKDAPAQIATVDEIGRHSAGRKARREDEVETVAVEAVTQAAVAALVSKDKAGAGEVTFPNGTIRFGSDTLAAIGRSAGGGWDIDLIADAYRAQMGERLAKLKGAKLIASWTGFCESFLARRGRP, from the coding sequence ATGCGGGTGGCTGCCGCCCTGCAGGCAAAGGGCGGTGACGAGTTCGCCAAGCCCGGCAGCATCGTCGAGGTCAAGTTCGTCAAAGGCCAGTCGCTTAGCCTGACTGCTTCGCGTTTGCTTGCGCTGATGATTTTGACCGCGGGCGGTGATGCCTGGGAGGACCGCCCGCACAAGATGCGAAAGGCGGACATTCGCCGCGGCCACAAGGGCAATGAGCGCATCTCGGATATGCTTGAGGAATTGCACCGCACGCTTTTCGCGGTCGACGACAAGTCCTGGCGCGGCAAGAAGGCGACGCTGCGCTTTTCGCTTATCTCGTCGTCGCGCGAAGAAGCGGAAGACGAAGAGGGCGCGGACGCTGGGTGGATCGAGTGGGAGTTCACGCCCGAAGCCCGAAAGCTGATCCAGGAATCGGAGACCTATGCGGTCCTGAACCGCCAGGCGGTGCTCGGCTTCCGATCAACCTATGCGCTCAAGCTGTACGAGATCGGGGCGCTGAGGCTGCATAGGCGCCAGTCGCTCTGGAAGGGCGACATGACGGCGCTGCGTGCGCTGCTCGGCATCGCGCCGGACGTCTACAAGGATTTCGCGCAGCTGCGCCGCAAAGTTCTCGAAAAGGCGAAGGCCGAAATCGACCAGCTCGCCCATTTTCGCGTGGAGTGGCGGGAGATCCGCCAGGGCAGAACTGTCACCGAAATCGAATTCCGCTTTGAGCCCAAGGATGCTCCGGCCCAAATCGCGACCGTGGATGAGATCGGTCGGCACTCTGCGGGCAGAAAGGCGCGGCGCGAGGACGAGGTGGAGACCGTTGCCGTCGAGGCTGTCACACAGGCGGCGGTGGCGGCCTTGGTGTCAAAGGATAAGGCTGGGGCAGGGGAGGTCACCTTCCCGAACGGCACGATCCGCTTTGGCTCGGACACGCTCGCGGCCATCGGCCGTTCGGCTGGCGGCGGTTGGGACATCGATCTCATTGCCGATGCCTATCGCGCGCAGATGGGCGAAAGGCTGGCGAAGCTCAAGGGCGCCAAGCTGATCGCATCCTGGACCGGCTTCTGCGAGAGTTTCCTGGCACGACGCGGGCGCCCCTGA
- a CDS encoding DUF7146 domain-containing protein has translation MPIAAPHRAKAIVEALGGIWRGTRGECRCPAHNDHGPSLSVRLGERAILFHCFAGCDTRDVLAALRRRKLHDAEPLTMPRPKAAADHRALALRLWKASQPIAGSPAADYLAARGLPPPYPRCLRYNPRTIVGAGERRRFFPAMIAAVENDLGVVAVQRTCLDLADILHKPMPKPKIALGLLGDAAIRLAPAGEELGLAEGIEDALSAMAWFGTPTWALGGVERLGLVAIPERVKRIIVYGDRGAAAAAMLKKARPHLTANGRELVLRLPERHADWNDAWRVRRAAEAA, from the coding sequence ATGCCCATAGCTGCTCCCCATCGCGCCAAAGCCATTGTCGAAGCCCTGGGTGGGATCTGGCGCGGTACGCGCGGCGAATGCCGGTGCCCGGCACATAACGATCATGGTCCCAGCCTGTCGGTACGCCTGGGCGAGCGGGCGATCCTGTTCCACTGCTTTGCCGGCTGCGACACGCGCGATGTTCTGGCTGCTTTGCGCCGGCGCAAACTTCACGATGCGGAGCCGCTCACAATGCCGCGCCCGAAGGCGGCCGCGGACCATCGCGCTCTTGCACTTCGCCTATGGAAGGCGAGCCAGCCCATCGCCGGATCTCCAGCGGCCGATTATCTGGCGGCGCGCGGTCTGCCGCCTCCCTATCCGCGTTGCCTGCGCTACAACCCGCGCACCATCGTCGGGGCCGGTGAGCGCCGCCGGTTCTTTCCGGCGATGATCGCCGCGGTCGAGAATGATCTGGGGGTTGTCGCCGTCCAGCGGACCTGCCTCGATCTCGCCGACATCCTGCACAAACCCATGCCAAAGCCGAAGATTGCCCTTGGCCTTCTCGGCGACGCGGCCATTCGTCTGGCGCCGGCCGGCGAGGAGCTTGGCCTTGCCGAAGGCATCGAGGACGCCCTTTCAGCAATGGCCTGGTTCGGAACGCCCACCTGGGCGCTGGGCGGGGTCGAACGCCTTGGGCTTGTCGCCATCCCCGAACGGGTCAAGCGTATCATCGTCTATGGCGATCGCGGTGCCGCCGCTGCCGCCATGCTCAAAAAAGCCCGCCCCCATCTCACAGCCAATGGACGCGAACTGGTGCTCCGGCTGCCGGAACGGCACGCGGACTGGAATGATGCTTGGCGTGTCCGCCGGGCCGCCGAGGCGGCCTGA
- a CDS encoding single-stranded DNA-binding protein, with the protein MINFAKFEIIGRIGEIDARPKVTLLSVCANYRRKGDDNEWQEDSHWNRVSVFSEGQRKHIADRAQVGDLVRIAGRLKDNSYERDGATHYTTDRIVEEFGILAPKGMPG; encoded by the coding sequence ATGATCAACTTCGCCAAGTTCGAGATCATCGGCCGGATCGGGGAAATCGACGCGCGGCCGAAAGTCACCCTGCTGTCGGTCTGCGCGAATTATCGCCGCAAGGGTGACGATAACGAATGGCAGGAAGACAGCCACTGGAACCGCGTGAGCGTCTTCAGCGAAGGCCAGCGAAAACATATCGCCGACCGGGCTCAAGTCGGGGATCTCGTGCGCATAGCCGGACGGCTCAAGGACAACTCCTATGAACGCGACGGCGCGACGCACTACACAACCGATCGCATCGTCGAGGAATTCGGGATCCTGGCACCCAAAGGCATGCCGGGGTGA